The following nucleotide sequence is from Salvia miltiorrhiza cultivar Shanhuang (shh) chromosome 7, IMPLAD_Smil_shh, whole genome shotgun sequence.
GTGGCTAGATAATCTGACTGTCCGAGCGGTCATATTATTTCACCGGTAGATCAGATCGAACGATCAAATTTTATTGCACGTGAATGAAATTTACGCTATCCCATTATCAAGAGAAAAATATACTTCCCACACCTATGATAAGTGTAGCCTGAAAAAGAAGACGcaagttttaaaaatatattggaAGATGTATATAAGTGGAGAAAGAGTTCATCTCATCGAATTGATTTGTTAGATTATTAATAAATGGTTTGTGAGatgaatttttttgtaaatattttgtgaatgagataaagtataaaaatatatGTCTAAATTAAAAGCTACACTTATTATAAATTAacgaaaatgataaaaaaaattacatttattATGAACTGAGGTAGACATTAAAGTTTTAGACCATTGATAGTGGTAGGCAACGCAATTGTTAGCACATAGACAATAAACACTATCCTATATGCATTTCATGACTTTGCATATTCTTGTCCCCaatgggacaccaagcggtgcgacctcctgtgtgtgaacagtgaggtcccgggttcgaaccccactgctccccctccccaactcccccaagtcaaaaaaagaaaaagaaaaaaagaagacaaTAAACACTATCCTATATGCATTTCATGACTTTGCATATTCTAATATCATTAAGGCATCCTGTTAGGCAATAAatgatactctctccgtcctgcccaagatgctacatattttttttcggGTCGTTCCAACGAAGATgctatatttctatatttggcgaaatcgaaattaaatgatatgtttaaataaataaatataaataataaacataaataaaatataataaatgcaaaatatggtttaaaaataaaatactaattacccaataaaatttcgaatttaaaaacgtaattttcaattatgtataaagtgtaatgataattatagttattaaattattttaaattatttgataatgaaaatattttaaaattttaataacttattcgttttaaattaatttttgataatttttataccatattaaagatcttatgacgaacttaaacttaagatacacattgaatatttttttataaattaaatttgacaatgtttagaaaagaattaaaattataaaaagaaaagagaaaaaaataataaaaaaaaattgatgggagaagagagagaaaaatggaaGAAAAAAGTGGAgtgagaaaactcctcttttatggAGTACTAGTacgcccgctcgtgcgatgcatgactaatattaaaagtgagtgatattttaaataaataaatatacatattaaatgtaagtaaatataattgatattgtgtataaatataaaaatcatcaaatatcaaaagcaagtaaatgataatgagtatcattatgtatcatataatattctaagatttACTCCTATAAATTTATACAAATCTAAATATCACCTTTAAAAATTTACTTttaagctaaaaagttctaaaatgaacaaattataagtttaatctttttagtcgcataaatattaaaaatgatgtctaataaaaatactataaaaataaaattaaattaataaagaaaaggGAATGAAATAGGGAAAAGATATAACCGTAAAATTCAAAAGAATGGATTtaagagagagaagatgatagatgagagaggagagagaaaaagaaataaatttatgactttaaatgataataacttatttattttaaatttattttttgtaatttttacatcaaattaaagatcttttcgttatctttagtttaacatccatattgaatatattttaatgaattaaaattgatgatttttaaaaaagaagcaaaattgaaaaagaaagatgaagaaagagaaaatttggtgggaaaaagtttacgttaaactggtgttttatatattatataaatattatatagattaagtatttatttattacattttctctcatactttatcactttattaccttcttttTCTTACTTTaccactttattactttctctctattactttatcactttattattacacacttaaaacattaatctacaactccttaaatcccgtgccgaaaagcaaatgtagcgttttggccgggacggagagagtatttacattgcaaaaatatttaaaaatttatttcaaaattaattaccaAACAGATAAAGCCCATTGTTCTGAAAAAGAGATAAAGCCCATTAATAGTTGGGCTCAACCCATATACCGGCCCTTAAAAACCAAGTGAAGACTAAGAGCCCAGTAAATAACCGCCGCCAATAGGAAAGGGTGCCCTCGCCCCCAAGTTTTCTTCTGTATCCTTTCCCATAAAACCGCAGATAAAATTCCGAAATCCCTACCAGAAAAGGGGAGTGGAATCAAAATCAAGCAGAACCAATTCTCCAATATACAATGAGAAACAATTCGGGAGAGACAAAAATCGTGCAAGAGTTGATTCTGTACGCGGCGAGCGCCGCTCTCAGTTGTCTGGTGCTGTTCGTGGGGCTGAAGCAATTGGACCCCAATCGCGAAGCCTCCAAAAAGGCCCTAGAACAGAAGAAGGAGATCGCCAAGCGCTTAGGCCGTCCTCTTATTCAAACCAATTCGTATGAGGTTTTCTTCGTATCTTATTCTTTTCGTTTCGTTGCAGTTACGGATGTGTGCATATCGTTAATTTTAGTTTTGGGAATTATTTGAAACATCAATGATTTTTGTATTCTTGGTTGGAATTAAGTAATGCGAGAGTACTTACTGGCGTCTTTCAATCTCTTTAACTTGAATTATTTTAAGTATAATGTGGTggaattaacatatatagataCAGTTTAGCTAGATTATGCTTGATTTTACTTTTTTGGGTGTTCAATATGTTTTGGAATTATAGGTTGAATACTTGTAAGAGTTGTGTGAAGATAAAGTCAGTTCAAACTGTCTTTATTGGCCTGGGCAAGTTTCCGAAATTGTATGCCTGATGCTtctattcaaaataataatctaGAGGTAACAAGAAGTAAATTCTGAagctatttttctctttttatgtTTTCATTGAATCGTTCGCGTTTATGTTGGAAGTGGGATTGGATTTAATCCTTATGCAAAGTAACAAATACATTACACGTGTTTGGGTTTTGAAGATTCTACTTGTAATTAAAATCACACCATCTGCTAATGTTCGACTTCATAAATTGCTGCAAGCTTGCATTTTGTTCTTAATGCCGGGGGCGTCTATTCTGACCTTAATACTCATGTACTCAAATATTCGTAGGATATTGTAGCTTGTGATGTAGTCAACCCAGAGCACATAGATGTCAAATTTGACAGCATTGGAGGATTGGATGCCATTAAACAAGCATTATTTGAATTAGTTATTCTTCCGCTGCGAAGACCTGAACTATTTTCTCATGGGAAGCTTCTTGGTCCACAAAAAGGAGTTCTGCTGTATGGACCACCCGGTACTGGGAAGACAATGCTTGCTAAAGCAATTGCGAAAGAGTCTGGAGCTGTCTTCATTAATGTCAGAATAGGCAATCTAATGAGCAAATGGTTTGGTGATGCACAAAAACTAGGTGCGTCAACTCTATTAATGTTCTTGCTGCTGCATCTTTTAGGTTATCGACTGACTTTTATCTATCTGAAATTGAATGATGAACACGATATTATGATAAATTCTTCCTTTGTTTTATTGAATGCTCTGGTTACTGAGTCTTATATTAGCACTACTCCATGTGGTTACTTGAACCTCAAGGCGATACAGCATACAAACAAGATTTGATCTTGTGGATAAtacatctattctattttttgTAATGATTGTTCTGTACTTATTGCTGCAGTGACTGCTGTGTTCACCTTGGCCTACAAACTTCAGCCCGCAATCATTTTTATTGATGAAGTGGACAGTTTTCTTGGTCAACGCAAATCTTCAGACCATGAAGCACTAACAAACATGAAAACTGAATTCATGGCTTTGTGGGATGGTTTCACCACAGACCGTGAGTTTTCTGTTGATCACTCTCGATAATATTTTATGTTTTCTGCTTTCtcacaatatttctagttgaaCTCTCAATGTTAGTTATGGTGAAACCTTATGTGTTAGTTCTTTCATattaaagttaaattaaattaggtatgcatttttatgtgtaGAAAATGCTCGTGTTATGGTACTAGCTGCAACCAATCGTCCATCAGAACTTGATGAAGCGATTCTTAGACGCCTTCCGCAGGCATTTGAAATTGGGATGCCTGATCGTAAGGATAGGGTTGCTATACTGAAGGTGATATTGAAGGATGAGACGGTTGAAGATGACATTAATTATGATCGCATAGCTGGACTATGTGAAGGTTATACTGGTTCAGATCTTCTTGAGCTCTGTAAAAAAGCTGCATATTTTCCAATACGGGAATTGCTTGATGATGAGAAATCCGGAAAACCGTCAAAGGTAATTATTTGTATTTCTTTGTGTTTTTTCTAATATTCTTGCAGCTAAATCCATTTCCCTAAGCTTGATATTCATACATGGCACAAAATGTATTGCTGAAATCAGCCTTGTAAGGAATTCACAATTAGTTATGTCCTCTTATATAACGAAACATATCTTGATGTAGAGCTAAGTTAACGAAACATATCTTGATGTAGAGCTAAGTTGCAATAACGCCCTTAAAGCTGTAGATCCCTCCAAACGTCCTTATATAACAATTACCCTTAAATCTCCATGGTAAACAACAATTTTGGAAGGGGGTTTATTTGGTTTCCTTCACTTGATTGTTCCTTGTGTCTGTTGTTATCATTTTGCGATTGCCTAAATCTGAAATTTTGCTGGACTATCCAACTATATGTTGTCCCTTTTTGGTGATGTTATGAATGCATTAGCTTTAAATATATGGGATACTAAAAAGTGTATCATTATTGTGGTGGCTTTTCTATTTTAGGAGCCTAGACCACTAGCACAGTCAGATTTGGAGAGAGTCATTTCTACAACCACCAAGACAAACGTTGCTGCAGTAGAATTCGGCAGATTTAGCTCACAATCATCAGGATTGTATCAGCAAAGAGATCCAGATGATTATCAGGTCCAGGCGGCAATTGGCGAGCTATCGAGGCTTGTAGTTTCACAAATTCTGAACCTTCAGACAGGCGGCCAAGATCCATGATTTTGATTATCCCTGGCATGACTCTTGTAGGCTGGATCGCTCGTTTATCATATAGTATAATACTGGGTTAGAAGTATTGTTATAGAATTGATGATATTTTTGAGTTACAGTTGATCCCATCCATCATCTTGGAAAATTGTTTGAGTACGTCCAGTTTTGGTGGTGCCTGTTAATAGTCCAGAATCTCAATGTAATCGTGCTGATGCTCCTGCCTTTGTAATTGCACCGACATCCCCTTTTCTTGGGTACTCGTAGCTTTGTTGTTAGACATCTGtcttataagttataactgCACAGTGTCGACCTAACACCAATTGACCTAACACCAATTGACTTTATCACCAGTTTAACAGTGACACTAGACTACTTCTGCCCCCTCATTTATATGAGAAATTCCTATGTAACACCACTCGTTAAATAAAGTAGCAGCAaatgaaattttgaatttttgtgtACGCTTTTCAATACACATTGGAACTAAGCCTgttagaaaatagaaaaagtaaATTAATGTAATGTAGCGTCGCCAAAGGACTTTGTTAGTATAAAAACATTAAAAGTAAATTAATGTATCATATTCATAGCATCGCCCAAAAGACTTTATAGTGTAAAAACAGTTATTGGCGCTGAAGAGTCCAAGCCTGTTGAGGGACGGGGGATTTATATCACCtaatctttatttatttattcgaaACCAAAATCTGAAAATCACAATATTACTCTAGAGCTGGTCATCATCATTGCCGGTTTATGTCGGTTTCAGTGGTTTATCAAGGCTTCAGAAGTTGTTAAGTTTTCTTGgacataattattttaattaaaaataaatactccctccgtccatgaaagaacttcttaggagggagtggcacgagttttaagaaaaaatattgtttagtgtattgagagtggataaaaggtagttgagtgtactGAGactgagagtggtgaaaaggtgttataattaatattgagaattgtgaaaagtgaaaagtaagaaggttataagtggtggggtatagtccaaaaataggtaggaagttcttttgtgaacgtcccaaaaaggaaagatatgaagttctttcgtggacggagggagtataaaattatgattataccaaaaaattgtaaaaatttcaaaaagtAAAATCGAGCAATAACTAGGAAATTAAAAGGCAAACTAAATTAAGAAAGATGGAATTTTAGTGATTAACAATGGATGAAATACGTTAAGAAAAAGAGAGGATTTTTGTAGgttaaaaaatataacaaatatgATGTGTATTTATAaaggaaaagaaataaaaatttttatatatgtaaacttaataatatatatattataaattttttttttagatatataagATAGCTAGTGAGACTTGAACCATTCTTTGGTGCCTTAATTTTCTTGCTACTAGGTCTCTTCAACATATAATCTTGAGTTGTTAAAAGAGTGATAATTAGAGACAATTACTATACATTAATCAATTTAACAAAATCTCCAAATTTAGCAATGTTAAAAGATTGAAAAAAACAGATCATATAATATTGCGTTGTTAGAACACCAAAAATATTGCGTTGTTAAAAGACTGATAATTTGATAATTATTAGAAATTAAtcaattcaataaaattaatcttCAAATTTAGCAACGTGAATGAGTGAGGAAGCTTAATACTAGTACACAACCCATGCGACATAATGAGTAAATTGAGTTATATATTTGTAAGTTTTTTAATTGTGGAGATTgtaaaaatcaataattttagGTTAATTTAATATGTATGATAGCACTATCTTTTAGAAGTAAAATCTAAAATTCTAGAATAAAAGATATtataagcataaataaataattttattttataaaagcgGAAGTGTATCTAAAAGTGAAGAACGcacataatatatttatattttattttgtaagaaaaaaaaaactactaatacatttatatatttatttttaagtatTAAAAAGTAGTGATTAATTgccataaattatatatttgttcttttaagaataaaaggtaatataattatatatttattttaataaattgccACGAATTATGGCATTATGCTATTGTAACATCCACATTAATTGATTGGTGatgattgaaaataaaatttaaaaattaaggaaaaaaatgaaatgaagaatttagaaaAGATAAAAACTCCAAATCCTTAAAATTATCACTTAAAATAGAGAACTTTTGTGGTGTctagatctttttttttttttgaggttcgatagaaaatattttcattatatataatagatagaaGATACATATTTCTATCTATTATAATGGAAAGAAGAAAGATAGATAGTTGAGCATTATTACTTGATACTAATATATTTACATTGACTATTGAGTGATGATATGGCTGATGTCCCACATTTGACTTTAGATACAATGAGTACTACGATAGGGGTTAAAAGCTAACAAAAGTTTTCAACCATTAATTCCGCCTACATAATGAAGGGGTATGGACGGCCGTCGGATTAtatacagaaaaaaaaaaaaaaaactaatcagAAAAACAGTATGCGACAGTATTTAAAATACTCCTTTCATCTTATCATAAGTGACACAATTTTaatcacaaaaattaaaaagagtATGCAAAATGATAAGAATATAtgttttcaagaattaattcttttttttaaaaaatagacaATTACAATCTAAAATAAGGTAgtaggggccgctccaatgagatctcctaattttagtgagatctagggcacgatctgatgcgtttattttatcaatcatatggttgatattgtatctggagggagaatttttttcgcagggttcgaatcttgaaaggaacagaatattttaaattttgttattcatcagtatataccgcattgttcatcaatatatattagGGGTGGTAAAACGGTTCCGGTTAATCAGTtttaaccgtaaccgaaccgaaaaaaccggttttcggttaaccgataaccggtttttaccggttcggttcggttatcgatTAATGTGTTCATCActaatcggttaatcggtttaaccgattaaccggtttattttatattaaattaattaatttatgttttaatattttaatttaaataatacattaatatttcaAGTATCTATAACAAAAATTTTGCTCTAAATTATTATAAGTTATGAGTTGGTGCAGTGGATAAGACcttattctttctttcaaaggttaagagttcaaatcctattgAACACATTCTAcagatttgaattttttttaaaataaaaaccggttaattcggACAAATTGAGATATCGTGGATTAATCGGTTTGATCGGTTAACCGACTAACCGATCCGGTTAACCGGTTCAataatcggttcggttatcggttagggAAATGGCCCTAATATATATTGCCTTGTTCATCattatatatgtcttattcattatcaatttttaaaattttatttttcatgagtatatacatcttgttcgttagatatacgtcttgttcattagtattattgTTTTATTAATTGTCCTCAGTATTTCACTAAACataaggggtctcattggagcgcgccCCAGTGTTAGGTTCAATGGAAAAGgttaaatgtaagaaagaagagagaagtaatctcatccgttgatcttatctaatctaacggagatgatttattcacgccatgttcaacggattttt
It contains:
- the LOC130993350 gene encoding uncharacterized protein LOC130993350; translation: MRNNSGETKIVQELILYAASAALSCLVLFVGLKQLDPNREASKKALEQKKEIAKRLGRPLIQTNSYEDIVACDVVNPEHIDVKFDSIGGLDAIKQALFELVILPLRRPELFSHGKLLGPQKGVLLYGPPGTGKTMLAKAIAKESGAVFINVRIGNLMSKWFGDAQKLVTAVFTLAYKLQPAIIFIDEVDSFLGQRKSSDHEALTNMKTEFMALWDGFTTDQNARVMVLAATNRPSELDEAILRRLPQAFEIGMPDRKDRVAILKVILKDETVEDDINYDRIAGLCEGYTGSDLLELCKKAAYFPIRELLDDEKSGKPSKEPRPLAQSDLERVISTTTKTNVAAVEFGRFSSQSSGLYQQRDPDDYQVQAAIGELSRLVVSQILNLQTGGQDP